The Paraburkholderia caffeinilytica genome segment CGACGGATCGAGGTACTTCAGGTTCGGCAGCTTCGATTTGTCGAGCGGCGCGAAGATGCCTGCGGCGATCTGCTTGCCGGCGTAGTTGCTGGTCGGCACGACAATGTCGTAGCCGGAATTGCCGGTAAGGAGCTTGGCTTGCAGCGTGTCGTCGCTGTCGTAGTTGTCGTATTTGACCTGGACACCGGACTGCTTGGTGAAGTTCGGAATGGTGTCCTTGGCGATGTAATCGGACCAGTTATACACGTTAAGCTGCGTGTCTTTCGCAGCAGCCGTCAACCACGGTGTCGCGCACAGAACCAGTGCCGCCACTTGTCCCACTACCCGTCTTTTCATTCCGTTCTCCGATCCTGACCGGCCCAAGCCGGCTATCTTCACCACGCCGCGGCACAGCGCACACGGCTCCCCTGAAAAATCCGAAAACTACCATTAATTATTGCGCGCACCAAAAAAAATGCCAGGGTGTCGCGCAAACGGTACAGCGTAAGCCGCACCGCCACAAAATGGCCGCAATTTTAGCGGGTTATCGGCGCGTGTCTACCCGGAAAAAAACACCAGTGACGGCCCAACTGTTATCTCGTTGTCAACTTGCGGCGGCGGCGCCCTACCTGGTTCGCATCAGGGCGGCAGCCAGGGGCCGCTTTCCATGGATCTTATGCCTTACGGTTAACCTCGATGCGACCGTAAGTACGACAGTAAGTACGACCATAAGCCGCCCGTCGCGACACGGTGCACAATAGGGCGGAGAGACTCGAAGACGGCGCGGCGCGAACCACGCGGGCGTGCCTTGGCCTCACTGCGTCGCGTGCCGGAATTGCTACGGGCACGTCACTTGCGAGCGGGTGCAGTCTTAACCCTCCGGGCATCGATGAACACGAATCCGTCCGCGTTGCGACCGAACCGCCGCCGGCGTCTGCCGGGAGGCGGGCCGGCACGCCCCGCGCACTGGTTTTCGTTCGTCGGCGCCGGGGCGCTGATCGCGGTCGGCTATATCGACCCGGGCAACTGGGCGACGGCGCTCGGCGCCGGCGCGGGTTACGGCTATCGGCTGCTGAGCATGGTGCTGCTGGCAAGCCTGATGGCGATGCTGCTGCAGTGGCTGTCGTCACGGCTAGGCGTCGTGACGGGACGCGACCTTGCTCGGATCTGCCGCGAGCGCTCGAGCCCCCGCACCACGCTCTTCCTGTGGCTCACGAGTGAAGTCGCGATCATCGCGTGCGACGTCGCCGAGGTGGTCGGCAGCGCCGTGGCGCTGCAACTGCTGCTGGGCGTGTCGCTGACGGTCGGCGTGCTGATGTCGGCAGTCTGCACCTTCGCGCTGCTGGCGCTCCGGCAGAAAGGCGGCCGCAAGCTCGAGGCGGTGATCGCGGCGCTGATCGGCCTGGTCGGCCTGTGCTTCGTCGTCGAACTGGCGCTGGCGCGGCCCGACTGGCACGCCGCGCTGGCCGGCACCGCGCCGAGCCTCGATCTGCTGCGCCACGTGGGCATGGTGTGGCTGGCGGCGGGCATCGTCGGCGCGACGGTGATGCCGCATAACCTGTATCTGCACTCCGCGCTCGTCAAGCACCACGCACCGGAAGGCAGCGACGCCCAGATCAAGGCCGCGTTGCAGGTCGTGAATCTGGACACCTTCGCTTCGCTGTCGTTTGCGTTCGTGATCAACGCGGCGCTGCTGATCGTGGCGGCCGCGGTGTTCTACGCGAGCGGCCATCGCGACGTCACCGATCTCGCCGACGCCCACCGGCTGATCGCCCCGCTGCTCGGCACGCACTGGGCCGGGATTCTGTTCGCGGCGGCGCTGCTTGCATGCGGCCTGAGCGCGACCGTCACGGGCACGCTGGCCGGCCAGACGGTCATGGAAGGCTTTCTGCACCTGCGGCTGCCGCGCTGGAAGCGCGCGCTGCTCACCCGGGCGCTGGCGATCGGGCCTGCCCTCCTCGCCGTCGCGCTGTTCGGCCAGCACGGCTCCAATCAACTGCTGGTGGCAAGCCAGGTGGTGCTGAGCCTGCAATTGCCGCTCGCGGTCGTGCCGCTGATCCGCTACACGTCGGACGCCGGCCTGATGCGCGGCTGGCAGGTGCGCGGCGTGCCGCTTGTGCTGGCCTGGCTGTCGGCGGCGTTCATCGTCGTGCTCAACGGTGCACTGTTGTGGCAGGTGGCGTTCGGCGCGTAAGGCAGGCTTGTTCGATCCATGTGCGACCGAAGTGATTTTGTAAGCATGGTCCAATCACCTCGCCCAATACGGCGGCCTGAACTGCTGGCCACTCGGCTACAACAACCGGCAGCAGGCAGCACCGGATGGCGCGAATCGGATACCGCACGGCGCGCCGACGCGCCGAATTCGAATCGGGGCGAAGGCGGCAGTGGATACTGCCAACCGTGCATGCATCCGTGCCATGGCGAGCACGACGCCGGGGCGCAATCGCAGCATCGGTTAACATAGCGGAACTTTGCTTCCCCGCCCCAAGGTTTCCGATGGCTTCGAATCTCCACGATCTTCCCGACAGCCCGTGCATCGGTGTCTGTTCCACGCTTTTCGACGAGGTCTGCAAAGGCTGCGGCCGCACCGCCACCGAAGTGTCCAACTGGGTGTTCCTGAGCGACGAGGAAAAACGCGCGGTATGGGTGCGCATCGAGCAGGACGGCACCGCCATGCGCTTCAAGAACGACCACCTGTAGCCGCCGCGCGCCACGGCCGCCCGCTTCGGGCCTCCTGCCGGAAAGCCCGCCTCCCGTTAGCGATCGGGGTTCCAACAAAAAACGCCGGACATTCCGGCGTTTTTGCATGACGTGCGCACCTTCTCGAGCGCCGCGATCAGAAGCGCATGCCGACACCCAAACCGACCACCACCGGATCGATATTCAGCCGGCCGAGCGACTGACCGCCGAGCGTTGCGTCCGTGTGCATCCAGATCTTCTTGATGTCCGCGTTGACGAATAGCGACTTGCTCACCTGCACGTCCACGCCCGCCTGCAACGCGGGGCCGAAACTGTGGTTGGTGATGGAGATCGGCTGACCGCCTGCGTTCAGGCCGTTGTTATAGAACAACGTGTAGTTCAGACCCGCGCCGACGTACGGACGGACACGTCCCGCGTGATTGAAGTGATATTGCAGCAGCAGCGTGGGCGGCAACACGTTCACGCCACCGAGATTGCCGAGGTTCGACGTCAACTGATGGCGCGATGTGCCGAGAATCAGCTCGACGCCGAGATAGTCGCGGATCATGTAGGTCAGATCCAGCTCCGGCACGATGGCGTTGTTGACGCCCACATTGAGCGCCGACAGCGACTGGCTGGTCTTCACGTCCGGCATGATGCTGATTGCGCGCAGACGCACCAGTACGTCGCCGGCGTGAATGCCGCTCATCTGATCGTCGCCGGCAGCCTGCGCCGGCGAAGCCAGTGCGCCCGCGCCTAGCAGGCACCATGCGACGGCGGCGGCCTTGATTCTGTTCCTGAGCGAGTGCTTCATATGCTTCCCCGAGTGTTTGTTTGCGTGCGGGGATTGTCGAAGGTCCCGTCAGGCTTCGGGTTGACCCGCATCAACCGAGCGAGAACGTCCATCGCGCTGCGACAGCGGGTCGCGTCGCGCCGGTCAGGAGCAGTTCGATCAGGTCGTGGACGCTGCGGATGGCCGTGCCGAACGGCAAGGCTTCGCGGCCGCGAAAGAACAGACCGTTGGCCACGTCGCCGCGCAATGCCGCGGCGAGTCGCGTGTCGATGCAGAAGTGGCCGAACTTCTCGACGCCGTCGCGCCAACCGCAAACACTGAGGCATTCGAGCGCGGTCGGACAAACATGTTTGAGCGCGCCGATCTTCTCGCGGATTTTCGTTTCGTGGCGCAGATAGCGCATCAGCCACGGCGTTTTCACGGCTCGCGCGGGCAGCCCCGTCACGCTGACAAATTCGACGATGTCCTCAGGCGTCGCTTCGGCCAGCACGCGCTTGAAGTTCGGATGCGCGTCGCCTTCTTCGGTCACGGCGAATGGCGTGCCGAGCTGCACGCCGCCGGCGCCGGCGCTCAGCAGTTCGCGCACGGCTTCGTGACTATTGATGCCGCCCGCAACGATCAGGGGCACGTCTTTACGACTCAAGCCGAGCGACGCAAATACCGCATCGAGTTCTTCGAGTACGCGCAGGAAATCGAAGCGCGGGTCGTGCAGGTCGGCGAGGTTGCTCACGCCGAGATGACCGCCTGCGTGGGCCGGATGCTCGATCACGACGGCGTCGGGCAAACGGCCTTTTTTCATCCACTTCTTCAGCACCAGCGAGACGCCGCGGCTATCGGACAGGATCGGAATCAGCGCGACGTCGTGGCCCTGGGTCATGTCAGGCAAATCGAGCGGCAAGCCCGCGCCCATGACAATCGCATCGGCGCCGCTTTCGCAGGCGACGCGCACGTACTCCGCTTGCGCGTTGACGGCCTTCATCACGTTGACGGCAATCATGCCGCGGCCTTCGCCAAGTGCCTTGGCGGCGGCGATTTCACGCGCCAGTGCGATGAGGTTCGCCTGCTCGAGCGTGGCCCGATCAGGGGATTGCCGGCAACGCTCGATCAGATCGCGGTGATGATGGCGCAGGTCGATGCTGGCGATGGTGCCGAGCGCGCCCTCGCGGGCGACGCTGCCGGCCAGCCGGTGGGCCGAGATGCCGACGCCCATGCCGCCTTGCACGATCGGAAGCAGCGCGCGGCCGCGGATAACGAGTGGAGGGAAAGAGTGAGAGGTGAGCATTGACGACCCGATGGGTGGACTATCGAAACGGTGATAATCGGGCGTCGAACGCGGCGCGCGTTGCTTTGGGTCAATGAAGCTGCTTGTCCGTTTATTTTTGATTCAGGCTGGTTGACGTTGGTCACTTCGCGGTGAGATTGATGGTTCTTGCGTTGAGACGCTTGCGGGTTTGCGGGTGTGGGTCGGCGGGCCTGCAGGCCTGTGGCATGCGGACGGACAAATCCGGTCGGATCGCGCGACGAGCGCCATGAAAAAAGCCCGCTTCGAAGAAGCGGGCTTTGCTTGACGGCTACACCACGAAACGGGCGGTGCTTATTGCACGCCCTGGCTCAGCAGGAAGTCTTCATAGTTGCCGCCGAAGTCGTTCAGCGTGCCGTTGGTCTTCACTTCGATGATCCGGTTCGCGAGGCCGCTCACGAATTCACGGTCGTGCGAGACGAAGATCAGCGTGCCTTCGAACTTGTCGAGCGCGATCTGCAGCGATTCGATCGACTCCATGTCCATGTGGTTGGTCGGCTCGTCCATCAGCAGCACGTTATGGCGGCCCAGCATCAGCTTGCCCCAGATCATGCGGCCCTTCTCGCCACCGGAGAGCACCTTGACCGACTTACGGATGTCGTCGGCATTGAACAGCAGACGGCCGAGCGTGCCGCGCACCATCTGCTCGTCGTCGCCTTCCTGGCGGTAGCCGTCGATCCAGTCCATCAGTGTGACGTCGTTCGGAAACTCTTCATACGTATCCTGCGGCATGTAACCGACGTTCGCGTTTTCAGCCCACTTCACCGTGCCGTGATCGAGCGTGAGTTTGCCGAGCAGCGAGCGCAGCAGCGTGGTCTTGCCCGCGCCGTTCTCGCCGATGATCGCGATACGCTCGCCCGGCTGCACGCTGATGCTGAAATCGTTGAAGATCTGGCGCTCGTACTTCTTCGAGATCCTCTCGGCCACCACTGCGATGTTATGCAGCTTCTTTTCGTACTCGAAGCGAATGAACGGATTCTGCCGCGACGACGGTTTGAATTCCTCGATCTTGATCTTGTCGATCATCTTCAGACGGCTGGTCGCCTGACGCGCCTTCGACTTGTTCGCCGAGAAGCGGCGCACGAAGTCCTGCAGGTCGGCGACACGTTCCTTCGCCTTGGCATTGGCGTTCTGCTGACGCTCGCGCGCCTGCGTGCTGGCCAGCATGTAGTCGTCGTAGTTGCCCGGATAGACCTTCAGCGTGCCGAAGTCCATGTCGGCCATGTGCGTGCAGACCTGGTTCAGAAAGTGACGATCGTGCGAGATGATGATCATCGTCGAGTTGTACTGGTTGAGCACGTCTTCCAGCCAACGGATCGAGTTGATGTCCAGGTTGTTGGTCGGTTCGTCCAGCAAGAGCACGTCCGGCTTCGAGAACAGCGCCTGCGCGAGCAGCACGCGCAGTTTCCAGCCCGGCGCGACGTTGCTCATCGGGCCATTGTGGTCCTCGATCGCGATGCCGATGCCGAGCAGCAGCTCGCCCGCGCGCGCTTCGGCGGTGTAGCCGTCGTACTCGGCGAACTTCGCCTCGAGTTCGGCGGCGTGCATGTAGTCGTCGTCGGTGGCGTCCGGATTCGCGTAGATCGCGTCGCGCTCGGTCATGGCGGCCCACATTTCCGTGTGGCCCATCATCACGACGTCGAGCACGCGCACGTCTTCGTACGCGAACTGATCCTGACGCAGCTTGCCGAGGCGGACGTTCGGTTCGAGCATCACGTTGCCGGAGCTCGGTTCCAGATCGCTACCCAGGATCTTCATGAAGGTGGATTTGCCGCAGCCGTTCGCACCGATCAGGCCGTAGCGGTTCCCTTCCCCGAATTTGACCGAGATGTTCTCGAAGAGGGGCTTTGGCCCGAATTGCATGGTGATATTGGCGGTAGACAGCACGGCGCGTCCTTTAAGGTGATATCGGCGAACAACCCAATATTTTAGCAGGTTATCGCGAATTCAACCCACGTGGGCACCGTGGTCGTGTGCATCGACGCCGCTATGGCGCCCGGTTCGCGCCTCCCCGCGTGCCTCCCCGCGTGGCTCCCCGCGTGGCTCCCCGCGTGCTTTCTAGCCGCCGCGCGGCGTCTGCAGAACGTCGATGAAGGCCGACAGATCGGCGTCGCCAAGTCCCATCGCCGCGCCGAGCCGCAGCAGTTGCTGGACCGTCGACGAAACCGGCATCGGCGTGCCGGTCTCGTACGCGGTCGCGGCAACCGTGTCGACGTCCTTCTGGAATGTGCGGAAGGCGCCGATCGGGGCGAGGCCGCTTTGCGTCATGCGCGGCACGAAGGTCTGCAGCAGCACCGAATCGGCCCAGCCGCCCGCAAGGCCTTCCGTCAGTTTGGCGGCGTCGATGCCGCTGCGTTGCGCGAGGCTCACCGCCTCGGCGATCGCCGCCAGGGTCGCGGTGACGATGGTTTGATTGCACAGTTTGGTGGTTTGCCCCGCGCCGACCTCGCCCATGTGCGTGACGCGGGCCGAATACGCACCGAGGAGCGGCCTGACCGCCTCGACGTCCGCTGTGGCGCCGCCCGCCATGATCGCCAGCGTGCCCGCCGTCGCGCCCGCGACGCCGCCGGATACGGGCGCGTCGATCCAGCCGATGCCTGCGCCTGTGCCTTCCGGCTGTCGCGCTCCCCCAG includes the following:
- a CDS encoding Nramp family divalent metal transporter is translated as MNTNPSALRPNRRRRLPGGGPARPAHWFSFVGAGALIAVGYIDPGNWATALGAGAGYGYRLLSMVLLASLMAMLLQWLSSRLGVVTGRDLARICRERSSPRTTLFLWLTSEVAIIACDVAEVVGSAVALQLLLGVSLTVGVLMSAVCTFALLALRQKGGRKLEAVIAALIGLVGLCFVVELALARPDWHAALAGTAPSLDLLRHVGMVWLAAGIVGATVMPHNLYLHSALVKHHAPEGSDAQIKAALQVVNLDTFASLSFAFVINAALLIVAAAVFYASGHRDVTDLADAHRLIAPLLGTHWAGILFAAALLACGLSATVTGTLAGQTVMEGFLHLRLPRWKRALLTRALAIGPALLAVALFGQHGSNQLLVASQVVLSLQLPLAVVPLIRYTSDAGLMRGWQVRGVPLVLAWLSAAFIVVLNGALLWQVAFGA
- a CDS encoding DUF1289 domain-containing protein, with the protein product MASNLHDLPDSPCIGVCSTLFDEVCKGCGRTATEVSNWVFLSDEEKRAVWVRIEQDGTAMRFKNDHL
- a CDS encoding OmpW/AlkL family protein: MKHSLRNRIKAAAVAWCLLGAGALASPAQAAGDDQMSGIHAGDVLVRLRAISIMPDVKTSQSLSALNVGVNNAIVPELDLTYMIRDYLGVELILGTSRHQLTSNLGNLGGVNVLPPTLLLQYHFNHAGRVRPYVGAGLNYTLFYNNGLNAGGQPISITNHSFGPALQAGVDVQVSKSLFVNADIKKIWMHTDATLGGQSLGRLNIDPVVVGLGVGMRF
- a CDS encoding NAD(P)H-dependent flavin oxidoreductase, coding for MLTSHSFPPLVIRGRALLPIVQGGMGVGISAHRLAGSVAREGALGTIASIDLRHHHRDLIERCRQSPDRATLEQANLIALAREIAAAKALGEGRGMIAVNVMKAVNAQAEYVRVACESGADAIVMGAGLPLDLPDMTQGHDVALIPILSDSRGVSLVLKKWMKKGRLPDAVVIEHPAHAGGHLGVSNLADLHDPRFDFLRVLEELDAVFASLGLSRKDVPLIVAGGINSHEAVRELLSAGAGGVQLGTPFAVTEEGDAHPNFKRVLAEATPEDIVEFVSVTGLPARAVKTPWLMRYLRHETKIREKIGALKHVCPTALECLSVCGWRDGVEKFGHFCIDTRLAAALRGDVANGLFFRGREALPFGTAIRSVHDLIELLLTGATRPAVAARWTFSLG
- a CDS encoding ABC-F family ATPase, which codes for MLSTANITMQFGPKPLFENISVKFGEGNRYGLIGANGCGKSTFMKILGSDLEPSSGNVMLEPNVRLGKLRQDQFAYEDVRVLDVVMMGHTEMWAAMTERDAIYANPDATDDDYMHAAELEAKFAEYDGYTAEARAGELLLGIGIAIEDHNGPMSNVAPGWKLRVLLAQALFSKPDVLLLDEPTNNLDINSIRWLEDVLNQYNSTMIIISHDRHFLNQVCTHMADMDFGTLKVYPGNYDDYMLASTQARERQQNANAKAKERVADLQDFVRRFSANKSKARQATSRLKMIDKIKIEEFKPSSRQNPFIRFEYEKKLHNIAVVAERISKKYERQIFNDFSISVQPGERIAIIGENGAGKTTLLRSLLGKLTLDHGTVKWAENANVGYMPQDTYEEFPNDVTLMDWIDGYRQEGDDEQMVRGTLGRLLFNADDIRKSVKVLSGGEKGRMIWGKLMLGRHNVLLMDEPTNHMDMESIESLQIALDKFEGTLIFVSHDREFVSGLANRIIEVKTNGTLNDFGGNYEDFLLSQGVQ
- a CDS encoding NAD(P)-dependent oxidoreductase, with translation MEIGFCGPGLMGAPMIRHLLRAGYTVHVWNRTRAKAEALQADGARVVDTPRELASRCEAVLLCVADAAAVEETVFGVEGLLSANTGVPGRVRWIVDHSSIPPAATRAFAQRAAAVASVAGEGAIAARGEAGGARQPEGTGAGIGWIDAPVSGGVAGATAGTLAIMAGGATADVEAVRPLLGAYSARVTHMGEVGAGQTTKLCNQTIVTATLAAIAEAVSLAQRSGIDAAKLTEGLAGGWADSVLLQTFVPRMTQSGLAPIGAFRTFQKDVDTVAATAYETGTPMPVSSTVQQLLRLGAAMGLGDADLSAFIDVLQTPRGG